Part of the Nitrospirota bacterium genome is shown below.
AAGGCACGGACTTCGGTAAAATAACCAATGAGCAGGTGGCAATGGTAGCATCATTAATTAACACAAGGCCCAGAAAATGTCTGGGCTACAAGACGCCCCTTGAAGTCGCATCTGTTGCACTTCGAGATTGAATGTAGGATATCATTCCTTATTCCTTTTCTGTCATTCCTCATTCCTCGAGTCATGAATAGACCGAGCCAATCTGCTATTTGTTAACCACTCGCTGCTGGGCAAGTCCCTGTGCTTAGGGTTCTAAACCTGGCACATAAGGTTTTGGTGTTAACCAGATATTAGTAATCTCTTTAAAATCACTACGATACAGGCATTCGATCGAAAAAAAGAAAGCTCCTGGGGAGGGACTCGAACCCCCGACCAAGTGGTTAACAGCCACCCGCTCTGCCAACTGAGCTACCCAGGAATTAAAAATCTTATCTAATAGTATACCAATTCCAAATCAAGTTTTTGTCAATCTTTGGCAGGAATTATTTCAATGCCGCCAGTGTCTGCTCAAGGCTCTCTGTGTCCTGAACATTAAGGAGCTTTGCAGAAGGCTCTATCCTTTTAATCAATCCTGAAAGAACAGTTCCCGGACCAACCTCTACAAATGTATCTACACCAAACTTTACCATTTCTCTTACAGAGTCTTCCCATAAAACAGGGCTCTGAAGCTGTTTCACCAACGATGCCTTCACACCAATGGCAGTCGTAAGAAATATTGCATCTGCATTGCTTACAATCGGTATCTTTGGCTCATTCATATAAATGTCTTCTAAGAAAAGAAACTCAGAAAGCCTTTTTGATGCATTCTCCATCAGGGCTGAGTGGGAGGGAACACTTACCCGAAGCGGAATTGCCCTTTTGGCACCTGCCTCTTTCATCAGCCTCATTGCCTCAGTAACTGCCTGCCTCTGTCCTGATATTACTATTTGTCCCGGACAGTTATAGTTTGCAGACCTTACATAACCTACCTTTACATCGAGGCATATCTTATCCACATCCTGCCTTTGAAGTCCTAAAATAGCTGCCATCATGCCCTCCCCTTCAGGAACTGCCTCCTGCATCATCTTTCCCCTCATCTCAGTAATCTCAAGTCCATCTCCCAATGAAAAAACCTCTGAGGCAACTAAGGCAGAATACTCACCTAAGCTATGTCCTGCAACAACACTGGGCAGAACATTCTTCGATGTAATGACTGTATAGGCAGAGATGCTTGCTAAAAGAAGACATGGTTGAGTTTTAATGGTCTTGTTAAGCTCCTCGGCAGGTC
Proteins encoded:
- the fabD gene encoding ACP S-malonyltransferase, whose product is MKIAFVFPGQGSQHVGMASDLYNNFKEVRELYRQAEEVLGYDLAGLSFRGPAEELNKTIKTQPCLLLASISAYTVITSKNVLPSVVAGHSLGEYSALVASEVFSLGDGLEITEMRGKMMQEAVPEGEGMMAAILGLQRQDVDKICLDVKVGYVRSANYNCPGQIVISGQRQAVTEAMRLMKEAGAKRAIPLRVSVPSHSALMENASKRLSEFLFLEDIYMNEPKIPIVSNADAIFLTTAIGVKASLVKQLQSPVLWEDSVREMVKFGVDTFVEVGPGTVLSGLIKRIEPSAKLLNVQDTESLEQTLAALK